The Pan paniscus chromosome 1, NHGRI_mPanPan1-v2.0_pri, whole genome shotgun sequence genome has a segment encoding these proteins:
- the PHC2 gene encoding polyhomeotic-like protein 2 isoform X4, whose protein sequence is MLFEVEERKFTVVWLCIETGQGIVHALTDLSSPGMTSGNGNSASSIAGTAPQNGENKPPQAIVKPQILTHVIEGFVIQEGAEPFPVGRSSLLVGNLKKKYAQGFLPEKLPQQDHTTTTDSEMEEPYLQESKEEGAPLKLKCELCGRVDFAYKFKRSKRFCSMACAKRYNVGCTKRVGLFHSDRSKLQKAGAATHNRRRASKASLPPLTKDTKKQPTGTVPLSVTAALQLTHSQEDSSRCSDNSSYEEPLSPISASSSTSRRRQGQRDLELPDMHMRDLVGMGHHFLPSEPTKWNVEDVYEFIRSLPGCQEIAEEFRAQEIDGQALLLLKEDHLMSAMNIKLGPALKIYARISMLKDS, encoded by the exons ATGCTGTTTGAAGTGGAAGAGAGGAAGTTCACTGTCGTGTGGTTGTGTATAG AGACAGGGCAGGGCATTGTTCATGCACTGACCGACCTCAGCAGCCCCGGCATGACCTCAGGGAACGGAAACTCTGCCTCCAGCATCGCCGGCACTGCCCCCCAGAATGGTGAGAATAAACCACCACAGGCCATTGTGAAACCCCAAATCCTGACGCATGTTATCGAAGGGTTTGTGATCCAGGAGGGGGCGGAGCCTTTCCCG GTGGGACGCTCGTCCCTGCTGGTGGGGAATCTCAAGAAGAAGTATGCACAGGGGTTCCTGCCTGAGAAACTTCCACAGCAGGatcacaccaccaccactgaCTCGGAGATGGAGGAGCCCTATCTGCAAG AATCCAAAGAGGAGGGTGCTCCCCTCAAACTCAAGTGTGAGCTCTGTGGCCGGGTGGACTTTGCCTATAAGTTTAAGCGTTCCAAGCGCTTCTGTTCCATGGCTTGTGCAAAGAG GTACAACGTGGGATGCACCAAACGGGTGGGACTTTTCCACTCAGACCGGAGCAAGCTGCAGAAGGCAGGAGCTGCGACCCACAACCGCCGTCGGGCCAGCAAAGCCAGTCTGCCACCACTTACCAAGGATACCAAGAAGCAG CCAACAGGCACTGTGCCCCTTTCGGTTACTGCTGCTTTGCAGCTAACACACAGCCAGGAAGACTCCAGCCGTTGCTCAGATAACTCAAGCTATGAGGAACCCTTGTCACCCATCTCAGCCAGCTCATCTACTTCCCGCCGGCGACAAGGCCAGCGGGACCTGGAGCTCCCCGACATGCATATGCGGGACCTGGTGGGCATGGGACACCACTTCCTGCCAAGTGAGCCCACCAAGTGGAATGTAGAAGACGTCTACGAATTCATCCGCTCTCTGCCAG GCTGCCAGGAGATAGCAGAGGAATTCCGTGCCCAGGAAATCGACGGGCAAGCCCTGCTGCTGCTCAAGGAGGACCACCTGATGAGCGCCATGAACATCAAGCTGGGGCCCGCCCTGAAGATCTACGCCCGCATCAGCATGCTCAAGGACTCCTAG
- the PHC2 gene encoding polyhomeotic-like protein 2 isoform X5, with protein sequence MTSGNGNSASSIAGTAPQNGENKPPQAIVKPQILTHVIEGFVIQEGAEPFPVGRSSLLVGNLKKKYAQGFLPEKLPQQDHTTTTDSEMEEPYLQESKEEGAPLKLKCELCGRVDFAYKFKRSKRFCSMACAKRYNVGCTKRVGLFHSDRSKLQKAGAATHNRRRASKASLPPLTKDTKKQPTGTVPLSVTAALQLTHSQEDSSRCSDNSSYEEPLSPISASSSTSRRRQGQRDLELPDMHMRDLVGMGHHFLPSEPTKWNVEDVYEFIRSLPGCQEIAEEFRAQEIDGQALLLLKEDHLMSAMNIKLGPALKIYARISMLKDS encoded by the exons ATGACCTCAGGGAACGGAAACTCTGCCTCCAGCATCGCCGGCACTGCCCCCCAGAATGGTGAGAATAAACCACCACAGGCCATTGTGAAACCCCAAATCCTGACGCATGTTATCGAAGGGTTTGTGATCCAGGAGGGGGCGGAGCCTTTCCCG GTGGGACGCTCGTCCCTGCTGGTGGGGAATCTCAAGAAGAAGTATGCACAGGGGTTCCTGCCTGAGAAACTTCCACAGCAGGatcacaccaccaccactgaCTCGGAGATGGAGGAGCCCTATCTGCAAG AATCCAAAGAGGAGGGTGCTCCCCTCAAACTCAAGTGTGAGCTCTGTGGCCGGGTGGACTTTGCCTATAAGTTTAAGCGTTCCAAGCGCTTCTGTTCCATGGCTTGTGCAAAGAG GTACAACGTGGGATGCACCAAACGGGTGGGACTTTTCCACTCAGACCGGAGCAAGCTGCAGAAGGCAGGAGCTGCGACCCACAACCGCCGTCGGGCCAGCAAAGCCAGTCTGCCACCACTTACCAAGGATACCAAGAAGCAG CCAACAGGCACTGTGCCCCTTTCGGTTACTGCTGCTTTGCAGCTAACACACAGCCAGGAAGACTCCAGCCGTTGCTCAGATAACTCAAGCTATGAGGAACCCTTGTCACCCATCTCAGCCAGCTCATCTACTTCCCGCCGGCGACAAGGCCAGCGGGACCTGGAGCTCCCCGACATGCATATGCGGGACCTGGTGGGCATGGGACACCACTTCCTGCCAAGTGAGCCCACCAAGTGGAATGTAGAAGACGTCTACGAATTCATCCGCTCTCTGCCAG GCTGCCAGGAGATAGCAGAGGAATTCCGTGCCCAGGAAATCGACGGGCAAGCCCTGCTGCTGCTCAAGGAGGACCACCTGATGAGCGCCATGAACATCAAGCTGGGGCCCGCCCTGAAGATCTACGCCCGCATCAGCATGCTCAAGGACTCCTAG
- the A3GALT2 gene encoding alpha-1,3-galactosyltransferase 2: MSGGAGIRTQGSGPRVCAPYHVAPVALDTAWKRIFWRQILLTLGLLGLFLYGLPKFRHLEALIPMGVCPSATMSQLRDNFTGALRPWARPEVLTCTPWGAPIIWDGSFDPDVAKQEARQQNLTIGLTIFAVGRYPEKYLERFLETAEQHFMAGQSVMYYVFTEPPGAVPRVALGPGRRLPVERVARERRWQDVSMARMRTLHAALGGLPGREAHFVFCMDVDQHFSGTFGPEALAESVAQLHSWHYHWPSWLLPFERDAHSAAAMAWGQGDFYYHAAVFGGSVAALRGLTAHCAGGLAWDRARGLEARWHDESHLNKFFWLHKPAKVLSPEFCWSPDIGPRAEIRRPRLLWAPKGYWLLRN, translated from the exons atgagtggtggagctgggattcgaacccaggGCTCTGGCCCCCGTGTCTGTGCTCCTTACCACGTGGCTCCAGTTGCTCTAGATAC GGCCTGGAAGAGAATCTTCTGGCGGCAGATCCTACTTACACTTGGCCTCTTAGGCCTGTTTCTGTATGGCCTCCCTAAATTCAG GCATCTGGAAGCCCTCATCCCCATGGGCGTCTGCCCTTCGGCCACAATGTCCCAGCTGAGAGACAACTTCACAGGTGCCCTGCGTCCCTG GGCCCGGCCTGAAGTTCTGACCTGTACCCCCTGGGGGGCTCCCATTATTTGGGATGGCTCTTTCGACCCAGATGTGGCCAAGCAAGAGGCTAGACAGCAGAACCTCACCATTGGGCTGACTATCTTTGCTGTAGGCAG ATACCCGGAGAAGTACCTGGAGCGCTTCCTGGAGACGGCGGAGCAGCACTTCATGGCGGGCCAGAGCGTGATGTACTACGTGTTCACCGAGCCTCCGGGAGCGGTGCCCCGCGTGGCGCTGGGCCCGGGACGCCGGCTGCCCGTGGAGCGCGTGGCGCGCGAGCGGCGCTGGCAAGACGTGTCGATGGCGCGCATGCGCACGTTGCACGCGGCGCTGGGCGGGCTGCCGGGCCGCGAGGCGCACTTCGTGTTCTGCATGGACGTGGACCAGCACTTCAGCGGCACCTTTGGGCCCGAGGCGCTGGCCGAGTCGGTGGCGCAGCTGCACTCCTGGCACTACCACTGGCCGTCGTGGCTGCTGCCCTTCGAACGCGACGCGCATTCGGCCGCCGCGATGGCGTGGGGCCAGGGCGACTTCTATTACCACGCGGCGGTGTTCGGGGGCAGCGTGGCGGCGCTGCGCGGGCTGACGGCGCACTGTGCCGGGGGCCTGGCCTGGGACCGCGCGCGCGGCCTGGAGGCGCGCTGGCACGACGAGAGCCACCTCAACAAGTTCTTCTGGCTGCACAAGCCCGCCAAGGTGCTGTCGCCCGAGTTCTGCTGGAGCCCGGACATCGGCCCGCGGGCCGAGATCCGCCGCCCGCGACTGCTGTGGGCGCCCAAGGGGTACTGGCTGCTGCGGAACTAG